Proteins from a genomic interval of Bradyrhizobium sp. CCBAU 53340:
- a CDS encoding hydantoinase B/oxoprolinase family protein, producing the protein MALSGSALQIFANYCVAAAESMAYTLIRTAHSTFVKETEDFSCALITPEGLAFASPKTLGATWYIGLDYGPVLGLIREYHPGDICMTNDAYSGSVATHTPDILMWKPVFYRGEIVCYVGGHIHNTDMGGAVPASLSRRLTEIEQEGIRFPPCKIVDQGELDEGLLDIMTLNVRAPSQNRGDLQAQIAMLVNGEKRVLEIIERFGIDDFKAGMYQVMDYAEKQAEAVLKTIPDGEYFFAEYADEDSENGKPMRLALTLTIDNGRAVMDYTGSDPQLASSLNMPTGGMPRHALALVGFHYVLYTLNSDILLNSGLDRVVRCVLPEGTVMNATAPAAVGMRSLTCKITHMLTFGVFSRAIPERMPACSAGGMAIVTVKTMDQAGRGVMASLGPVGGGAGGMATGDGSDGSGANNAFLRNTPVEINELEVPIRMRRYCLAPDSGGAGTYRGGLGLTMEFEVFTPGTTVTARNRDRTYFASWGVLGGGAGANAIFTRNPDGPVTEALGNTDVVPCKPGDRIRLVGAGAGGFGDPLLREPRRVLIDVLSGYVSLEAARAQYGVVIDRNRIDEDGTRRLRDEMRKARPERSDVFDFGSYRSTFESRWTEARYRELTAILARLPVAWRFFVKHQLFDALDARLKADRHEDDAGLVQELFAELAARYPTLRASEPQATS; encoded by the coding sequence ATGGCACTCAGTGGTTCCGCTCTTCAGATCTTCGCCAATTACTGCGTGGCTGCTGCGGAAAGCATGGCCTACACGCTGATCCGCACGGCGCATTCGACCTTTGTGAAGGAGACCGAGGATTTCTCCTGCGCCCTGATCACGCCGGAAGGGCTCGCCTTCGCCTCCCCGAAGACGCTGGGAGCGACCTGGTATATCGGCCTCGACTACGGGCCAGTGCTGGGATTGATCAGGGAGTATCACCCTGGCGACATCTGCATGACCAACGATGCCTATAGCGGCAGCGTGGCGACGCATACGCCCGATATCCTGATGTGGAAGCCGGTGTTCTACCGCGGCGAGATCGTCTGCTATGTCGGCGGCCACATCCACAACACCGACATGGGCGGCGCGGTCCCGGCGTCGCTCTCGCGCAGGCTGACCGAGATCGAGCAGGAAGGCATCCGCTTTCCGCCCTGCAAGATCGTCGACCAGGGCGAGCTCGACGAAGGCCTGCTCGACATCATGACCCTGAACGTGCGCGCGCCGTCGCAAAATCGCGGCGATCTGCAGGCGCAGATCGCCATGCTGGTGAACGGCGAGAAGCGCGTGCTCGAGATCATCGAGCGCTTCGGCATCGACGATTTCAAAGCCGGCATGTACCAGGTGATGGACTACGCCGAGAAACAGGCTGAAGCCGTCCTGAAGACAATTCCGGACGGAGAATATTTCTTCGCGGAATATGCCGACGAGGACAGTGAGAACGGCAAGCCGATGCGGCTCGCGCTGACGCTGACGATCGACAACGGCCGCGCGGTCATGGACTATACCGGCAGCGACCCTCAGCTCGCCTCCTCGCTGAACATGCCGACCGGCGGCATGCCGCGCCATGCGCTGGCGCTGGTCGGATTCCACTACGTGCTCTACACGCTGAACAGCGACATCCTGCTCAATTCCGGGCTCGATCGTGTGGTTCGCTGCGTCCTCCCGGAAGGCACCGTCATGAATGCGACGGCACCGGCGGCGGTCGGCATGCGCAGCCTGACTTGCAAGATCACGCACATGCTGACCTTCGGCGTATTCTCCCGCGCGATTCCCGAGCGCATGCCGGCCTGCTCCGCCGGCGGCATGGCGATCGTCACGGTCAAGACGATGGATCAGGCCGGACGCGGCGTCATGGCCTCGCTCGGACCGGTCGGCGGCGGCGCGGGCGGAATGGCTACCGGCGACGGCAGCGACGGCTCGGGCGCCAACAACGCCTTCCTGCGCAACACGCCGGTCGAGATCAACGAACTGGAGGTGCCGATCCGCATGCGGCGCTATTGCCTCGCACCCGACTCTGGCGGTGCCGGAACCTATCGCGGCGGGCTCGGCCTCACCATGGAGTTCGAGGTGTTCACGCCGGGCACCACTGTCACCGCGCGCAATCGCGATCGCACCTATTTCGCCTCGTGGGGCGTCCTCGGCGGCGGCGCCGGCGCCAACGCAATCTTCACCAGAAATCCCGACGGACCAGTCACCGAGGCGCTCGGCAACACCGACGTGGTGCCCTGCAAGCCCGGCGACCGGATTCGTCTCGTCGGCGCCGGCGCCGGCGGATTCGGCGATCCTCTGTTGCGTGAGCCGCGCCGGGTCTTGATCGACGTTCTCTCCGGCTATGTCTCGCTCGAGGCCGCGCGGGCGCAGTATGGCGTCGTCATCGACCGCAACCGCATTGACGAGGACGGCACGCGCAGGCTGCGCGACGAGATGCGGAAGGCGCGGCCGGAACGGAGCGACGTGTTTGACTTCGGCTCCTATCGTTCCACCTTCGAGAGCCGCTGGACCGAGGCCCGCTATCGCGAGCTCACCGCCATCCTGGCGCGCTTGCCGGTGGCGTGGCGGTTCTTCGTCAAGCATCAGCTGTTCGATGCCCTCGACGCCCGGCTCAAGGCCGATCGGCACGAAGACGACGCGGGGCTAGTGCAGGAGCTCTTCGCGGAATTGGCGGCACGCTATCCCACGCTGCGCGCGTCGGAACCGCAGGCCACTAGCTAG
- a CDS encoding hydantoinase/oxoprolinase family protein: MGLRIGVDIGGSFTDFAVLDESDGTVRSLKVFSRPDAPGREVADGMRMLGERYGIDPAEVVHFTHGTTVGVNAVVQRKGIRLGLITNRYFEDVLVLARLKTPDMYHLMSARPEPLVPRYRTFGIDGRLDAEGKELEPVDAASVREAVAGLKRTGCEGVVISLLHAYRNPEHERQVRAIIAETAPELFVSCASEVWPIIREYERTNTAVIGGYVQPVVSNYLTSLQAALRSSGVTADLKVTKSNGGVMSAERGKTDCVQIVLSGTASGVIGAAWVAQLCELKNVMSLDIGGTTADVALIVGGEPQYATGEYIGDHQIHIPSVSVTSIGDGGGSIARVDPFGVLKVGPESAGSTPGPVCYGRGGREPTITDAFAAIGVLGQTALGYDSVRLDVAAAREAIAPLAARLGESIEAVAEAIINVSMSGMYSGVSRLISRFGIDPREFALMAFGGAGPMLACHLARALNMERITVPLTPGVLSALGGLIADTRNDFVAVAWCALGDEEWDALERARQALEQEALGWVRAEVGASARPELTYTAEMRYQGQSFEIETAFDAEAMRTKNLAALREAFHQAHERLYRYRDEKAVIQVVALRVVAKVRTPRPVLTPVPDATAPAKPAAIVPCWMDGAMRQMPLYRREALRAGDHIVGPAIIAQDDTTTCVLPDFEVNVDRWGNLHIINLAAAI, encoded by the coding sequence ATGGGTTTGAGAATCGGCGTCGATATCGGCGGATCCTTCACCGACTTCGCGGTCCTCGACGAAAGCGACGGCACCGTGCGCAGCCTCAAGGTGTTCTCGCGCCCGGACGCGCCGGGCCGCGAGGTCGCCGACGGCATGCGCATGCTCGGCGAGCGCTACGGGATCGACCCGGCCGAGGTTGTGCACTTCACCCACGGCACCACGGTCGGCGTCAACGCGGTGGTGCAGCGCAAGGGCATTCGCCTCGGTTTGATCACCAACCGCTATTTCGAGGACGTCCTGGTGCTGGCGCGTCTGAAGACTCCCGACATGTATCATCTGATGTCGGCGCGGCCGGAGCCGCTGGTGCCGCGCTATCGCACCTTCGGCATCGACGGACGGCTGGACGCCGAGGGCAAAGAGCTCGAACCGGTCGACGCCGCGAGCGTGCGCGAAGCCGTGGCCGGGCTGAAGCGCACCGGCTGCGAGGGCGTCGTGATCTCGCTGCTCCATGCCTACCGCAATCCAGAGCACGAGCGGCAGGTCCGGGCGATCATCGCCGAGACGGCGCCGGAACTGTTCGTCTCCTGCGCCAGCGAGGTGTGGCCGATCATCCGCGAATACGAACGCACCAACACGGCCGTGATCGGCGGCTATGTGCAGCCGGTGGTCTCGAACTATTTGACCTCGCTGCAGGCGGCATTGCGCAGCTCCGGCGTCACCGCCGATCTCAAGGTCACCAAATCGAACGGCGGCGTGATGAGCGCCGAGCGCGGCAAGACCGATTGCGTCCAGATCGTACTATCAGGCACGGCCTCCGGCGTGATCGGCGCCGCGTGGGTCGCACAGCTCTGCGAGCTGAAGAACGTCATGAGCCTCGACATCGGCGGCACGACCGCCGACGTCGCACTGATTGTCGGCGGCGAGCCGCAATATGCCACCGGCGAATATATCGGCGACCATCAGATCCACATTCCCTCGGTCTCCGTCACCTCGATCGGTGACGGTGGGGGCTCGATCGCGCGCGTGGATCCGTTCGGCGTGCTCAAGGTCGGACCGGAGAGCGCAGGCTCGACGCCGGGTCCGGTCTGCTACGGGCGCGGCGGCCGCGAGCCCACCATCACCGATGCCTTCGCCGCGATCGGCGTGCTCGGCCAGACGGCGCTCGGCTATGATTCGGTCCGGCTCGATGTTGCAGCCGCGCGCGAGGCGATTGCGCCCCTCGCCGCACGACTCGGCGAGTCCATCGAAGCGGTTGCCGAAGCGATCATCAATGTCTCGATGTCCGGGATGTATTCGGGCGTCAGCCGGCTGATCTCGCGGTTCGGGATCGATCCCCGGGAATTCGCGCTGATGGCCTTCGGCGGCGCAGGTCCGATGCTCGCCTGCCATCTGGCGCGCGCCCTCAACATGGAGCGGATTACCGTGCCCCTGACGCCCGGCGTGCTCAGCGCCCTTGGCGGCCTGATCGCCGACACGCGCAACGATTTCGTCGCGGTTGCCTGGTGTGCGCTCGGTGACGAGGAATGGGATGCGCTCGAGCGCGCTCGGCAGGCGCTGGAGCAGGAAGCACTCGGCTGGGTCCGCGCCGAGGTCGGCGCCAGCGCGCGGCCCGAACTGACCTACACCGCCGAGATGCGCTACCAAGGCCAGTCCTTCGAGATCGAGACCGCGTTCGACGCCGAGGCCATGCGCACGAAGAACCTCGCCGCGCTGCGCGAAGCCTTCCATCAGGCCCATGAGCGCCTTTACCGCTATCGCGACGAGAAGGCCGTGATCCAGGTGGTGGCGCTGCGCGTCGTGGCCAAGGTCCGCACGCCGCGCCCGGTGCTGACGCCGGTCCCGGATGCGACCGCGCCCGCGAAGCCCGCCGCCATCGTGCCGTGCTGGATGGACGGCGCGATGCGGCAGATGCCGCTCTATCGGCGCGAAGCATTGCGCGCCGGCGACCACATCGTCGGCCCTGCGATCATCGCACAGGACGACACCACCACCTGCGTGCTCCCCGACTTCGAGGTGAACGTCGACCGCTGGGGCAATCTTCACATCATCAATCTTGCCGCGGCGATCTAA
- a CDS encoding FAD-binding oxidoreductase yields MSKSSIFAPDFSETPYWWDGWRPNDSGAGSLPRETDVAIIGAGYAGLSCALELAAHGTKVVVLEAELPGIGASTLSGGQVTGGVNVGKSMSKRVSAAAGNTAIEDRLREAAAGYRFLETLITRHGIDCDYRRNGRIAAAWTAAQVRSWEGRIARLNAHTDSDVRMLDRDALRRELASEVYVGGALINGAGHLHPAKFFGGLLAAALAAGAKLVCHAPVSSIARTGAGYRITTGQGEISARRVVIATNGYTGAATPWLKRRLVPVTSHQIATDVVPAELRGTLISGDRGVAEANRVTAYYRYSPDGQRFLFGGRARFYPLDRKASAKILFAQMTERFPQLRDVKVSHSWGGKVAVTLDALPHLGRDPQGCYYAAGCNGSGVTTMTWLGHRLGRHLLGEHDLASDAFGTPLPSHPLYHGQTWFMPILGSYFQLRDHMEKRR; encoded by the coding sequence ATGAGCAAGTCCTCCATCTTCGCACCGGATTTCTCCGAGACCCCCTATTGGTGGGACGGCTGGCGTCCGAACGATTCCGGCGCCGGCAGCCTGCCCCGCGAGACCGATGTCGCGATCATCGGCGCCGGCTATGCCGGCCTATCCTGCGCGCTCGAACTCGCCGCGCACGGCACCAAGGTCGTGGTGCTGGAAGCCGAGCTTCCCGGCATCGGCGCCAGCACGCTCAGCGGCGGCCAGGTCACAGGCGGCGTCAATGTCGGCAAGAGCATGTCCAAGCGCGTCAGCGCGGCGGCCGGCAACACGGCGATCGAGGACAGGCTGCGCGAGGCGGCGGCCGGCTACCGCTTCCTCGAGACGTTGATCACGCGCCACGGCATAGATTGCGACTATCGCCGCAACGGCCGCATCGCCGCGGCCTGGACCGCGGCGCAGGTTCGCAGCTGGGAAGGACGGATTGCGAGGCTCAACGCGCATACCGACAGCGACGTGCGCATGCTGGACCGCGATGCGCTGCGCCGGGAGCTGGCGAGCGAGGTCTATGTCGGCGGCGCGCTGATCAACGGCGCGGGACATCTGCATCCGGCGAAATTCTTCGGCGGGCTGCTGGCGGCCGCGCTTGCCGCCGGCGCAAAACTCGTCTGCCATGCGCCGGTCTCGTCGATCGCGCGCACGGGTGCCGGCTACCGGATCACGACCGGCCAAGGCGAGATTTCCGCGAGGCGCGTGGTGATCGCAACCAACGGCTACACCGGCGCGGCGACGCCCTGGCTCAAGCGACGCCTGGTCCCGGTCACCTCGCATCAGATCGCGACCGACGTCGTGCCTGCGGAGCTGCGCGGCACGCTCATCTCCGGGGATCGCGGCGTCGCCGAGGCCAACCGGGTGACAGCCTACTACCGTTACTCCCCCGACGGACAACGCTTTCTGTTCGGCGGTCGCGCGCGTTTCTATCCGCTCGACCGCAAAGCCAGCGCGAAGATCCTGTTCGCACAGATGACGGAGCGCTTTCCGCAACTGCGCGACGTCAAGGTCAGCCATAGCTGGGGCGGCAAGGTGGCCGTGACGCTGGATGCCCTGCCGCATCTCGGGCGCGATCCGCAAGGCTGCTACTACGCGGCCGGCTGCAACGGCAGCGGCGTCACGACGATGACCTGGCTCGGCCATCGGCTGGGACGTCACCTGCTGGGCGAGCACGATCTTGCATCCGACGCCTTCGGCACGCCGCTGCCGTCCCATCCGCTCTATCACGGCCAGACATGGTTCATGCCGATCCTCGGCAGTTATTTCCAGCTGCGCGACCACATGGAAAAGCGCCGCTAA
- a CDS encoding MFS transporter translates to MTRRLQLKAISGAVAGNLIDFLDFAIFGLLAKIISTTFFPPGNPTVALLQTMMIYASSFLIRPLGGIVMGRVGDRLGRRSALFVSVSGMCVVTAITAFLPSYAIAGSFATASLVFCRLAQGFFAGGEYTAATAYIVEQGDSKHRALRASFSPVAAYAGTAIAVGIFTLVSAIIGAESMASWGWRLMFGLGVPLGLLGLWIRTQIDESPEFLAIEEERRRLRTEAPPLSAVFRSQWRRMLFFISILMSHTLSNYLVLGFLATYLTNFVKIGETQASLAIFIAQMVLMATTVTYGWVNDTVGRRPTLLAGCILVIPAMFLSFYVASFATPASAIAAAVIPVLVYPLITSGMTIGLVDMFPREMRVTASGIAYNTGTALFGGTAPLVAAFLIERTGTPYAVPCYVAVIATLSFVSVFLYYDQRRSAPYVVPATAVADPVV, encoded by the coding sequence ATGACCCGCCGCCTCCAACTGAAGGCGATCTCCGGCGCCGTGGCCGGCAATCTCATCGACTTCCTGGATTTCGCGATCTTCGGCCTGCTTGCGAAGATCATCTCGACGACGTTCTTCCCGCCCGGCAATCCGACCGTGGCGCTGCTGCAGACGATGATGATCTATGCGTCGAGCTTCCTGATCCGACCGCTCGGCGGCATCGTCATGGGACGCGTTGGTGATCGCCTGGGGCGACGCTCGGCGCTCTTCGTCTCGGTGAGCGGCATGTGCGTGGTCACTGCGATCACGGCATTCCTGCCGAGCTACGCCATCGCCGGCAGCTTCGCGACGGCCTCTCTGGTGTTCTGTCGTCTGGCACAGGGCTTCTTCGCTGGCGGCGAGTACACCGCTGCGACCGCCTATATCGTCGAGCAGGGAGACAGCAAGCACCGCGCGCTCAGGGCCTCCTTCTCACCGGTCGCCGCCTATGCCGGCACGGCGATCGCGGTCGGCATCTTCACACTGGTCTCGGCCATCATCGGCGCGGAGAGCATGGCAAGCTGGGGCTGGCGGCTGATGTTTGGGCTTGGTGTGCCACTCGGGCTTCTCGGTCTTTGGATCCGTACCCAGATCGATGAATCGCCTGAGTTTCTCGCCATCGAGGAAGAGCGCCGCCGCCTGCGGACGGAAGCACCGCCGCTCTCGGCCGTGTTCCGCAGCCAGTGGCGCCGGATGCTGTTCTTCATCAGCATCCTGATGAGCCACACGCTGTCGAACTATCTTGTGCTCGGCTTCCTGGCGACCTATCTCACCAATTTCGTGAAGATCGGCGAGACGCAGGCATCGCTGGCGATCTTCATCGCCCAGATGGTGCTGATGGCGACCACCGTCACCTACGGCTGGGTCAACGACACCGTGGGGCGGCGGCCGACCCTGCTCGCCGGCTGCATCCTCGTGATCCCCGCGATGTTCCTCTCCTTCTATGTCGCAAGTTTTGCGACGCCAGCGAGCGCGATCGCCGCCGCGGTCATTCCGGTGCTGGTCTATCCACTGATCACCAGCGGCATGACGATCGGACTCGTCGACATGTTCCCGCGCGAGATGCGCGTGACGGCGAGCGGCATCGCCTACAATACCGGCACCGCCCTGTTCGGCGGGACCGCGCCGCTGGTTGCGGCATTCTTGATCGAACGGACCGGCACGCCCTACGCGGTCCCCTGCTACGTTGCGGTCATCGCGACCCTCTCCTTCGTCAGCGTATTCCTCTATTACGATCAGCGTCGCTCCGCGCCTTACGTCGTCCCGGCAACTGCCGTTGCCGATCCGGTGGTGTAA
- a CDS encoding IclR family transcriptional regulator, with product MPSAKGRCCAGIAVGVMKSLLKSLEVLEAVAEMQPVGVSELARRLDLPKSTTQRILQTFATTGWLRPVGGEATRWQIGHRVLHLQVPELQAGQLYVAARKPMQELRDQVNETVHLSILDGLDAMLLIDRVDCTQNVRTFSPIGDRSPIHATAIGTAVMAHLAPDQIDAVINRGLTRYTESTITDPQELRAELARVRERGYSLNLCCYRPAVCAIGAAILDPQGRPVGGLCISMPASRYVERNEKIWGGMVNATARKISVG from the coding sequence GTGCCCTCTGCCAAGGGACGCTGCTGCGCGGGAATCGCGGTCGGGGTGATGAAGAGTCTGCTGAAGAGCCTGGAAGTTCTGGAAGCCGTCGCGGAGATGCAGCCGGTCGGCGTGAGCGAGCTTGCGCGCCGGCTCGATCTGCCCAAATCCACCACGCAACGGATTCTGCAGACATTCGCGACGACCGGCTGGCTGCGTCCGGTCGGCGGCGAGGCCACGCGCTGGCAGATCGGTCATCGCGTGCTGCATCTCCAGGTGCCGGAGCTGCAAGCCGGCCAGCTCTACGTCGCGGCGCGCAAGCCGATGCAGGAGCTGCGCGATCAGGTGAACGAGACCGTACACCTGTCGATTCTGGACGGGCTCGACGCCATGCTCCTGATCGATCGCGTGGACTGTACGCAGAATGTCAGGACCTTCAGTCCGATCGGCGATCGATCGCCGATTCACGCCACGGCTATCGGCACGGCAGTGATGGCGCACCTCGCGCCCGACCAGATCGATGCCGTCATCAATCGCGGCCTGACGCGCTATACCGAGAGCACCATCACGGACCCGCAGGAGTTGCGCGCGGAGCTCGCTCGTGTGCGCGAGCGCGGCTATTCGCTGAACCTTTGCTGCTACCGTCCGGCCGTCTGCGCCATTGGCGCCGCCATTCTCGATCCCCAGGGCCGGCCCGTCGGCGGCCTCTGCATCTCGATGCCTGCTTCCCGTTACGTCGAACGCAACGAGAAGATCTGGGGCGGCATGGTCAATGCGACCGCGCGCAAGATCAGCGTCGGCTAA
- a CDS encoding FAD-binding oxidoreductase, with the protein MPAPLSHIETTPDLPGSADAVVIGGGIVGVFAAYYLTLRGLSVALVEKGRIGAEQSSRNWGWCRQQNRDARELPMATRSLELWESFGAESGESTGFSRCGLLYLSNDEAELAGWARWRDFARTVGVTTHMLDATTATQRGTATGRAWKGGVFSPSDGTADPASAAPAVARAILKRGSTVHQMCAARGLETEAGRMSAVVTEHGTIRTRIAIVAGGAWSSSFCHQAGIRLPLASIRSSILSVSEAAKGLPDALHTSAVSVTKRGGGGYTLAISGRGRVDPTPQQLRFAPQFLPMFLRRWRSLLPGGLEGVRSGHETLRRWRMDEPTPMERMRILDPAPDRNTIELTHRRALELLPALTDAKITAAWGGYIDSTPDGVPVIGEASGRPGLILAAGFSGHGFGIGPGAGHLIADLVTGAAPIVDPVPYRPERFAGLAVGKVSDF; encoded by the coding sequence ATGCCCGCTCCACTCAGCCATATCGAGACCACGCCGGATCTTCCCGGCAGCGCCGATGCCGTGGTGATCGGAGGTGGCATCGTCGGGGTGTTCGCCGCCTACTATCTCACCCTGCGAGGCCTCAGCGTCGCGCTGGTGGAGAAGGGACGGATCGGCGCCGAGCAGTCCAGCCGAAACTGGGGCTGGTGCCGCCAGCAGAACCGCGATGCTCGCGAATTGCCGATGGCGACCAGGAGCCTGGAGCTGTGGGAGAGCTTTGGCGCGGAGAGCGGCGAGAGCACCGGCTTCTCCCGCTGCGGCCTCCTCTATCTCAGCAACGACGAGGCTGAGCTCGCGGGCTGGGCACGCTGGCGCGACTTCGCGCGAACGGTGGGCGTCACCACACACATGCTCGATGCGACCACGGCCACGCAGCGCGGCACCGCGACGGGACGCGCCTGGAAGGGCGGTGTCTTCTCGCCAAGCGACGGCACCGCCGATCCCGCCAGCGCTGCGCCGGCGGTCGCGCGGGCGATTCTCAAGCGCGGCAGCACCGTGCACCAGATGTGCGCGGCGCGCGGGCTGGAGACCGAGGCCGGCCGCATGAGTGCGGTCGTGACGGAGCATGGCACCATTCGCACGCGGATCGCCATCGTGGCCGGCGGCGCGTGGTCCTCGTCCTTCTGCCATCAGGCCGGCATCCGCCTTCCGCTCGCCTCGATCCGGTCGTCGATTCTGTCCGTCTCTGAAGCCGCGAAGGGCCTGCCCGACGCGCTTCACACCTCCGCCGTTTCGGTGACGAAGCGCGGAGGCGGCGGCTACACGCTCGCCATCAGCGGCCGAGGCCGCGTCGATCCGACGCCGCAACAGCTGCGCTTTGCCCCGCAATTCCTGCCGATGTTCCTGCGCCGGTGGCGCAGCCTGCTCCCCGGCGGCCTTGAAGGCGTGCGGTCCGGACACGAAACACTCCGGCGTTGGCGCATGGACGAACCGACGCCGATGGAGCGGATGCGCATTCTCGATCCTGCGCCCGACCGGAACACGATCGAGCTCACGCATCGGCGCGCGCTCGAATTGTTGCCGGCCCTGACAGACGCGAAGATCACCGCTGCATGGGGCGGCTATATCGATTCGACGCCCGACGGCGTGCCTGTCATCGGCGAGGCGTCCGGCCGGCCCGGATTGATATTGGCCGCGGGCTTCAGCGGCCACGGCTTCGGCATCGGCCCAGGGGCGGGCCATCTCATCGCGGATCTCGTCACGGGCGCCGCACCGATCGTCGATCCGGTACCCTACCGGCCTGAGCGCTTCGCCGGACTTGCGGTTGGAAAGGTCTCGGATTTCTAG
- a CDS encoding Lrp/AsnC family transcriptional regulator, with amino-acid sequence MKLDRIDIKILHELQKNGRITNVELAELVNLSPSPCLMRVKRLQAEGYIEGYAAQINVRELGQTLTVFTEVTLKNHRQIDFARFLSAVDKVDQLIECHLVSGGYDYMLKFVTASIGEYQTIMERLTDMDIGIDKYFSFVVLKSPIVRSQMPLTSLFPA; translated from the coding sequence ATGAAGCTGGATCGGATCGACATCAAGATCCTCCACGAACTCCAGAAGAACGGCCGCATTACCAATGTGGAGCTCGCCGAGCTGGTGAACCTGTCGCCCAGCCCGTGTCTCATGCGCGTGAAGAGACTGCAGGCCGAGGGCTATATCGAGGGTTACGCCGCGCAGATCAACGTGCGCGAGCTCGGGCAGACGCTGACCGTGTTCACCGAGGTGACGTTGAAGAACCACAGGCAGATCGACTTTGCCCGTTTCCTGTCGGCGGTCGACAAGGTCGACCAGCTGATCGAGTGCCATCTGGTCTCCGGAGGCTACGACTACATGCTGAAATTCGTCACCGCCAGCATCGGCGAGTACCAGACGATCATGGAGCGTCTGACCGACATGGATATCGGCATCGACAAATATTTCAGCTTCGTCGTTCTCAAGTCGCCGATCGTGCGCTCGCAGATGCCGCTGACCAGCCTGTTTCCGGCCTGA